The Solea senegalensis isolate Sse05_10M linkage group LG9, IFAPA_SoseM_1, whole genome shotgun sequence genome has a segment encoding these proteins:
- the nacad gene encoding uncharacterized protein nacad, giving the protein MPGESTHRSVPADKHPEQGAEETGLPGPDMTRHPSTDSTPSDSGSSPSDSGSSPSPSTPQKLLPACTLPFGPRLFQAVPSSSGTTRPQPEGSDHRNTTRQRLSGKLGGHGPCSRHVSYKMERIKVLTGSEVESDYQEPQTIDARVVMGQETLLKTTEIQKEKPSGQTIPLPAPPVLSDPQAQSKESQLESKEESRVQSPQKQQDQQKEPVQLPPSKQCSPSHKPLIPSSSPEPVTTDATMTDNQEEGQTFSQNEVPSLSFSELACPVALSFSEPAYAVDPLRVGMPSSLDPDLYYTAPSTPIKMAPHSSHLKHHSYPGTPACPLSPGSPSDSEDLCSPLTSPSGSYITAEGGSWTSSYTSSTSPSTSPNLLLTEEAQEAPACFVSSLSEIGDEVGEEKGQVASEREEERAGDFCLYRPDRCVTNSWTGITGTVILEEEEAVKGEEVKITRESCRPCWVTENTSPQRSSSSRSSDSQEDGGESESSLCPLEEAGSVKLEYSRPMQTGLKLQLDACLSEEPYGQMDDHPQLSLTDITMASSSFSPDSPLTPLEAFCPGAFDRLGPGSFIFSQAACPDDIPEEERMIPASLISFPLHTSLIFKADSMEITLFPTEDDDEVNDRVHDRDEGQGVDAYAAGEEEADVEDDDDDEEEDDDYDYDDGDCNVNSAADGDGNNGNNEDDGSEDHDEAGEEAKVEVKVVEDEEVDEEKEEEECDSRAVEDPSDEDSSASFLHSLSETSINEGLDESFCFQDDTDDSLDSASYNGEEDERLYSTERHAQSLEPTSEDGFTPTDAQIESEQGSTTETGPTEQLHFQLSTEKIMINSKVTCLSETIAVFPMDTIITPKPLEEPKHCEAQSDPELDAASEIEPLELLHTKVSPGKSVDHQELSCTSGAMSCQPESSNSDKRDCEVMNISDSFSTLMESNNSPHVDFTPTPVVINAPPDPALKSPISTLSAPSTQENTDPNCSALLENLVQESPQMEDIDLKQSNNNSRGKSPREPERDSFKLLIKPRHHQPESQRTVGATRLVLSKSFSNKAGVSRGAEAICTPGAHMDSDELEQKNQNASSESVSALCRNTDSTPSPNMATVTNDLNKGVLLLSCPKEPSPNPSNIPVSVISEVADNLALTPEHFPVDSAQENLRENTLTTDEGALGAVGSLHTPIAISPKRENSETHSKREMAPASGMWCDGMMGTGLGLGLGSGDEFRVSGTGQSLEKRLETEAKSVLMCDTGSQGTQLTVAPNASSEEYKNYDNDLGSVADVEDNNTVCGKRNRMTDEELEELEEVAFESNLGSWKSIEEISEAGGGEDGSSRFPEDNVSNLNTDNDGDNTETKIQDTWNSNNDPAFDSLEETMSGSLNALSEEVRPQNVSVSVRESASNIPLEEMPPQVSEKMNEPEQKSIDSSINQTSDTKQAAFPKKDACNISVSIETHMNPAATNHFSSSSSSTCHTQLCQTITSESNQAFSLLHGSFGSFTPKCKANQSKPSGTSQDKVENTGSLSELEILKPQTEFQKKNNVTDDLVNDDFTGQQCVVCSSGAAGEEEKMKEEGMERGEEKDKEKKKERKTSPVQKNLEHFSCHTPKGGPCTDKPTAVKKGRRGKQKKHRVSQRGSHGDSSSESIDDPKNDDSLSTTAGGWPKGVTENPKAGSNQKANDKTSSLDHQQKTDTAESSSVMQGGNSVRPDVKRTSYEYCKSTSPTIDNLNIVVALNQELQQKQEVLDNRPLSDNQRGLTVDINDNNTVADHSLLTENTLSGSLRPSHSSASPDFSSSPLPCGSTEPEEDLSTPVQESQPVLSAQRQSSLSMSHASTLCSTSVTTQPAPNANINLQEVPVVLSSSAKSDTSVCTNSSSAALPSNLSQPTQESSSSGSGTRDSAGVRDPGSCLQSQTYSHSLPNLNNQSHKQTKKGCTWSSQDKYKGPSLTEEDTDRKDDDGLPGRGHRSQPRGVAGNESGPSSQREIQPFSAQQMADKPSGCTSNHSHKIPQEIDISFKNNCSILASCNESESEGSVPELEEPEPLRPSEHQSLSSADEGLNRPKQSRSEKKARKAMSKLGLKPVHGVTRITIRKSKSILFVISRPDVFKSPASDIYIVFGEAKIEDLSQQAHKAAAEKFKMPVSSSPLAPLVPPSLTIKEESEEEEEEVDEGGLEQRDIELVMAQANVSRAKAVRALKHNKNDIVNAIMELTM; this is encoded by the exons atATGACAAGGCATCCATCTACTGACTCCACTCCTAGTGACAGTGGCTCTTCACCTAGTGATAGTGGTTCCAGCCCGTCTCCCAGTACTCCTCAGAAGCtactcccagcatgcaccttGCCATTTGGTCCACGACTATTTCAAGCAGTACCCAGCTCCTCTGGTACTACAAGACCTCAACCTGAAGGCTCTGACCATCGCAACACAACCAGGCAGAGATTGTCTGGAAAGTTAGGTGGCCATGGACCATGTAGCCGCCATGTCTCCTATAAAATGGAGAGAATCAAG GTCCTGACTGGTTCTGAGGTGGAGAGTGACTACCAAGAGCCACAAACCATTGATGCAAGGGTGGTGATGGGTCAGGAGACACTGctcaaaacaacagaaatacagaaagagAAACCAAGTGGTCAGACTATCCCTTTGCCAGCTCCCCCAGTCTTATCAGATCCTCAGGCACAATCAAAAGAGTCTCAGTTGGAAAGCAAAGAAGAAAGCAGAGTCCAAAGCCCTCAGAAACAACAAGACCAACAAAAGGAACCTGTGCAGCTGCCCCCGTCCAAACAATGCTCCCCTTCTCACAAGCCCCTGATACCCTCATCCTCCCCAGAGCCTGTCACAACTGATGCCACTATGACAGATAACCAGGAAGAGGGTCAAACCTTCTCTCAAAATGAAGTGCCTTCACTCTCTTTTTCTGAGCTGGCCTGTCCAGTTGCTTTGTCCTTTTCTGAACCAGCCTATGCTGTTGACCCTCTACGAGTGGGTATGCCATCATCTCTTGACCCCGACCTGTATTATACTGCCCCTTCTACCCCAATCAAGATGGCTCCCCACTCTTCTCATCTTAAACATCATTCATATCCTGGCACACCAGCCTGCCCACTCTCACCTGGCTCTCCGTCAGATAGCGAGGACCTCTGTTCCCCTCTGACCTCTCCCTCTGGCTCTTATATCACAGCAGAGGGAGGCAGCTGGACCTCATCTTATACATCTTCCACTTCTCCCTCCACGTCTCCCAATCTACTCCTCACAGAGGAAGCACAGGAGGCCCCTGCTTGCTTTGTGAGCTCCTTATCAGAAATTGGAGATGAAGTTGGAGAAGAAAAGGGACAAGTGGCATCAGAACGGGAGGAAGAGAGGGCTGGGGACTTCTGCCTGTACCGTCCTGACAGATGTGTCACAAATTCATGGACAGGTATAACAGGGACAGTGATCCTTGAGGAGGAAGAAGCTGTAAAAGGTGAAGAAGTTAAGATTACTAGAGAAAGTTGTCGTCCGTGCTGGGTGACTGAAAATACATCCCCTCAAAGGAGCAGTAGCAGCCGTAGCAGTGACTCCcaggaggatggaggagagTCTGAAAGTTCACTTTGTCCACTTGAAGAGGCTGGTTCAGTGAAATTAGAGTACTCTAGACCAATGCAGACCGGACTGAAACTGCAACTAGATGCATGTTTATCAGAGGAACCTTATGGACAGATGGATGACCACCCACAACTATCTTTGACTGACATAACCATGGCCTCATCTAGTTTTAGCCCTGACTCACCTCTCACCCCACTTGAAGCTTTCTGTCCTGGAGCATTTGATAGGCTGGGCCCCGGTTCTTTCATATTCTCCCAGGCAGCTTGTCCTGATGATATTCCAGAGGAAGAAAGGATGATCCCAGCCTCCCTCATCTCCTTTCCCCTCCACACTAGCCTCATCTTTAAGGCTGATTCAATGGAAATCACTCTATTCCCCACAGAGGACGATGATGAAGTTAATGACAGAGTTCATGACAGAGATGAAGGACAGGGTGTTGATGCATAtgcagcaggagaggaggaggcggatgttgaagatgacgatgatgatgaagaagaggatgatgattatgattatgatgatggGGATTGCAATGTTAACAGTGCTGCTGATGGAGATGGCAATAATGGGAATAATGAAGATGATGGTAGTGAAGACCACGATGAGGCAGGTGAGGAAGCTAAAGTGGAGGTGAAAGTGGTGGAAGATGAGGAAgtggatgaagaaaaagaagaggaggagtgtgatAGCAGAGCAGTAGAGGATCCTTCAGATGAGGACAGCTCGGCATCATTCCTTCATTCACTTTCAGAGACATCTATCAATGAGGGCTTGGATGAATCCTTCTGTTTTCAAGATGATACAGACGACTCCTTAGATTCTGCCTCCTATAATGGGGAGGAAGATGAACGTCTATACAGCACTGAGAGGCATGCACAGTCACTTGAACCCACATCAGAGGATGGATTCACTCCCACTGATGCTCAGATAGAATCTGAACAGGGGTCTACCACTGAAACAGGTCCAACTGAACAATTGCATTTTCAACTAAGCAcagaaaaaataatgattaattCCAAAGTCACCTGTCTTTCTGAAACCATTGCTGTCTTCCCCATGGACACCATTATAACACCCAAACCTCTGGAAGAACCAAAGCATTGTGAAGCCCAGTCAGACCCTGAATTAGATGCTGCCAGTGAAATAGAACCTCTAGAACTGTTGCACACCAAAGTGAGCCCAGGCAAATCGGTGGATCACCAGGAATTATCTTGCACTTCAGGAGCAATGTCTTGCCAACCAGAATCTTCTAACTCCGATAAGAGGGATTGTGAAGTAATGAATATCTCTGATTCTTTCAGCACTCTCATGGAGTCTAACAACAGCCCTCATGTTGATTTTACCCCCACCCCTGTTGTGATTAATGCGCCTCCTGACCCTGCTCTGAAATCCCCCATCTCAACTCTTTCTGCCCCTTCAACACAGGAGAACACAGATCCTAACTGTTCAGCTCTTTTGGAAAATTTGGTTCAGGAAAGTCCCCAGATGGAAGATATAGATTTGAAGCAAAGCAACAATAATTCAAGGGGGAAATCCCCCAGAGAACCAGAAAGGGACTCTTTCAAATTGCTCATCAAGCCTCGTCATCATCAGCCAGAAAGCCAAAGGACTGTTGGAGCAACAAGACTTGTGTTATCAAAGTCCTTCTCCAATAAAGCAGGTGTATCGAGAGGGGCAGAGGCCATATGCACGCCTGGTGCTCACATGGATTCTGACGAGCTAGAACAGAAGAATCAGAATGCCTCATCTGAGTCTGTGAGTGCACTGTGCAGAAATACAGATTCTACTCCCTCTCCTAATATGGCCACTGTCACCAATGACTTGAATAAAGGTGTTCTCCTTCTGTCTTGCCCGAAAGAACCGTCCCCCAATCCTAGCAATATACCTGTTTCTGTCATCTCAGAAGTTGCTGACAACCTGGCCCTGACCCCTGAACACTTCCCTGTTGACTCTGCCCAGGAGAACCTGAGGGAAAACACCCTTACTACTGATGAGGGGGCTCTGGGAGCTGTTGGCTCTCTGCACACCCCCATTGCCATTTCACCCAAAAGGGAAAACTCAGAAACACACTCCAAGAGGGAGATGGCTCCTGCATCAGGGATGTGGTGTGATGGCATGATGGGGACAGGGTTAGGTCTAGGATTAGGTTCAGGGGATGAGTTCAGAGTCAGTGGAACTGGACAGTCTTTGGAGAAGAGGTTAGAGACAGAGGCAAAGAGTGTCCTCATGTGTGACACAGGCAGCCAAGGCACACAGTTGACAGTGGCTCCTAATGCAAGCAGTGAGGAGTATAAAAACTATGATAATGATCTGGGTTCTGTTGCTGATGTGGAAGATAACAACACTGTATGTGGAAAGAGGAACCGGATGACGGATGAAGAATTAGAAGAATTAGAAGAAGTTGCTTTTGAGTCCAACCTCGGCAGTTGGAAATCTATTGAGGAGATCTCAGAAGCAGGAGGGGGGGAAGATGGAAGCTCCAGATTTCCAGAAGACAATGTCAGTAATCTAAATACAGACAATGATGGCGataacacagaaacaaaaatacaagacACTTGGAACAGTAACAATGACCCGGCTTTTGATTCCTTGGAAGAAACCATGTCTGGAAGTTTGAATGCTCTATCAGAGGAAGTGAGACCCCAGAATGTGAGTGTCAGTGTTAGAGAGTCTGCTTCTAATATTCCACTTGAAGAGATGCCACCTCAGGTTTCTGAAAAAATGAATGAGCCAGAGCAAAAATCAATAGACAGTTCCATAAACCAAACATCAGACACAAAACAGGCAGCATTCCCAAAGAAAGATGCCTGTAACATCTCAGTCTCAATTGAAACTCACATGAACCCAGCAGCAACAAACCATTTCAGCTCATCAAGTTCATCAACATGTCATACTCAGTTGTGTCAGACAATCACTTCAGAGAGCAATCAAGCCTTTTCTTTGCTACATGGATCCTTTGGCTCCTTTACTCCTAAATGTAAAGCAAATCAATCCAAGCCGAGTGGCACTAGTCAAGACAAAGTGGAGAATACTGGCTCTCTGTCAGAACTAGAGATTTTAAAGCCTCAGACTGAGtttcaaaaaaagaacaatgtcACTGATGATCTTGTCAATGATGACTTCACAGGGCAGCAGTGTGTTGTTTGTAGCTCAGGGGCAGcgggggaggaagaaaaaatgaaagaagaagggatggagagaggtgaagagaaggataaggaaaagaaaaaggaaagaaaaacatctccTGTACAGAAAAACCTGGAGCACTTTTCATGTCACACCCCTAAGGGGGGTCCTTGCACAGATAAACCCACTGCTGTTAAAAAAGGGAGAAGAGGGAAGCAGAAGAAACACAGAGTGTCCCAGAGAGGCAGCCATGGAGACTCTAGCTCTGAATCTATTGATGATCCAAAGAATGATGATTCATTAAGTACCACAGCAGGTGGATGGCCAAAGGGGGTCACAGAAAACCCTAAAGCTGGGTCTAATCAAAAGGCAAATGACAAAACTTCATCGTTGGACCATCAGCAAAAGACAGACACAGCAGAGTCTAGTTCAGTGATGCAGGGGGGTAATAGTGTACGTCCTGATGTCAAAAGAACAAGCTATGAATACTGCAAATCAACTTCACCTACCATAGACAACCTCAATATTGTGGTGGCACTGAACCAAGAATTACAACAGAAACAAGAAGTACTTGATAACAGACCACTATCGGATAATCAGAGGGGACTAACGGTAGACATTAATGACAACAACACTGTTGCTGACCACAGCCTCCTTACTGAGAATACTTTATCAGGCTCTCTACGTCCATCCCATTCTTCAGCATCTCCagatttctcctcctcccctctacCCTGTGGCTCAACAGAGCCAGAGGAAGATCTTTCCACACCTGTACAGGAATCCCAGCCTGTCCTTTCAGCCCAGCGACAGTCTTCACTGTCCATGAGTCACGCTAGTACGCTTTGCTCGACCTCCGTAACAACACAACCAGCCCCCAATGCCAACATCAATCTCCAAGAGGTTCCAGTTGTCCTCTCTTCATCAGCCAAGTCTGACACAAGTGTCTGTACAAACTCAtcctctgcagctctgccaTCAAACTTGTCACAACCAACCCAGGAATCGTCTTCGTCTGGGTCAGGGACTCGTGATTCAGCAGGGGTTCGAGACCCTGGATCTTGTCTCCAGTCTCAAACCTATTCACATTCTTTGCCTAATCTCAATAACCAATCACATAAACAAACCAAGAAAGGTTGCACATGGAGCTCTCAAGACAAGTACAAAG GTCCCAGTTTAACTGAGGAGGATACAGATAGAAAAGATGATGATGGACTGCCTGGACGTGGTCACAGATCCCAGCCCAGAGGAGTTGCAGGAAATGAGTCTGGTCCATCCAGTCAACGGGAAATACAGCCTTTCTCTGCCCAACAGATGGCCGACAAACCGTCTGGTTGTACCAGCAACCACAGCCACAAGATTCCCCAAGAGATCGACATATCCTTCAAAAACAATT GCTCCATCTTGGCTTCCTGTAATGAGTCTGAGAGTGAGGGGTCAGTGCCTGAGCTAGAGGAGCCAGAGCCGCTGAGACCATCAGAGCATCAG tctctctcctctgcagatGAAGGGCTGAACAGACCAAAACAGAGCCGCAGTGAGAAGAAAGCTCGCAAG gCCATGTCTAAACTGGGTCTTAAGCCAGTCCATGGTGTGACCAGAATTACTATCAGGAAGTCCAAGAGCATCCTGTTCGTCATCAGCAGACCTGATGTGTTCAAAAGCCCCGCATCAGACATTTATATTGTATTCGGAGAGGCAAAA atTGAGGACCTATCTCAGCAGGCTCacaaagcagctgcagagaaatTCAAGATGCCTGTGTCCTCTTCTCCCTTGGCCCCACTGGTCCCACCCAGCCTCACCATCAAGGAggagagtgaagaggaggaggaggag GTGGATGAGGGAGGTCTTGAGCAGAGAGACATCGAGCTTGTGATGGCACAGGCCAACGTGTCTCGAGCCAAAGCTGTCCgtgcactgaaacacaacaagaaTGACATTGTGAATGCTATCATG GAGCTGACCATGTGA